The Phyllopteryx taeniolatus isolate TA_2022b chromosome 13, UOR_Ptae_1.2, whole genome shotgun sequence nucleotide sequence caacacatttttccactttgcgttagtccatctcagatgagttcgggcccagagaagccagcgggatttctgggtgttgctgattagggcttttgctttgcatggttgagtttttatttgtatttgtagatGTTGCAACAAACTGtcttaactgacaatggttttctgaagtgttccttagcCCACATGGCAATACCCTtcacacaatgatgccggtttttaatacagtggcacctgagtgatcgaaggtcacgtgcattaaatgttggttttcagccttgccgctaacatgcagtgatttctccagattctcagaatcttttgattatattatggactgtagataatgaaatccctaaattccttgcaattgtatgtaaaaaaacGTTGTTcataaactgtttgactatttgctcacgcagtggttcacaaagtggtgaacctcattACAtccttgcttgttttttttattgttatttaacctttatttatccatgaAAACCTCATTGAGATTAAAATTCTCTTTTACAAGAGTGTCCTGGATACACAACAACACATAAAACAGGTTTGACAGCACaagctaaaaacattaaaacaatctCATAATACAACAATCCGCAGATTCACAAACTCTTTAaaaccaaattaaatgaaacatcGAAAGCCTTATGTTTCAGCCTCGAAGCTGCTTAAAAGTCCTTTCAGTGTTCAATGAGACCAACGTGTTAAGTTTCAAATGTTGCTAAAGTTAATCCCATGAGGAAGGAGCTGCATATTTAAATCAATGTTTCCCTAGCTCAGTGCGGATCTTGGgtattattaaaatatgagAGCCTGGGATCGAGGACCATAACTCCCAGAATTTTACCAGCAGATGTAGTTCTGCAGGTGTGAAGGAAGCAGACCCAAGATGGCTTTATGAATGAAAACGTACCAATGTTGTAGCCTGCGCGTCAACAGGTCTGACAACCCTACACTTGTATAAAGGACACAGTGATGCTTTTGAACAACttagcctttcggggatgctcattttatacccaatcatgacactcaactgtttccaattaacctgtccacctgtgggatgttccaaacaggtgtttgttttttttttagcattattcaactttcccagtcttttgttgcccgtcccagcttttttttagaatgtgttgcaggcaacaaatttaaaatgagagcatatttcaagaaaaaaaaacaataacctttatcagtttgaacattatctggtctttgtagtgtattcaatcgaATATAGGAGTTGAAAAggttttttaaatcattgtattctatttttatgtatgttttacaCAGTGTAGTGTCCCAGCTTCATTAGAATAAGGGTTTGTTCATAACGGTTCCCTAAAGAAAACCATAACAATAGTGTGGTCTGTGAGAAAAATGAGTTGATCTTTGGGCTGACTTAGTCAGTCACAAAGAGGAATGGTGTACCAGGGACCCATGCACTGGGGTCTGTTGAAGAAAGCTAAAAGTAGGCAGCCAAATGTTtacaaggttgttgtttttttccaagaaaggTTAGTTCAGCccaaatgttaaaatgaaataCCCTGGCCTTTGCCATTAACTAAATTTTCAAAGGGCCtagtacatttattttacaatagcGTTGGAAATTATTGAACTAACCAATTGGAAGGAAATTTTAATAGTTGTGGTCATTGTAGTCTACTTTGTGAGCCATAAATAAAGGTGTCTTTTGTTATCCAATACTGTGAGCTCAAACGTAAAACAACACAATTGGCAAATCACAGTAAAACAACTACAGGATAGACAAGAGTTTTTAGTGTGTGGGGCGGCAAATGTGGATGTAGGGCGGAGTGAGGAGCTCTTCAGGGGGCTCATATACAGGGGCTCAGAATTCAGTGCTACACCCCTGTTCATGCCATACACCCATGGCAAAACAAAACCTCTATCATCTCTGAGTTTCCTTGCGTCTCAGTCTTTTCAGCGAACGGTGACCattggtgctggcctctcccagagCATTACTTTCATATCTGCTTTCCCAATATTATGCAGGATCGACGAATTCATCCAACAGCCATGCACTTGGGatgagttaaatcaaacaaaacctgGCTTTTGCAATTGCTGGCTTCCCAAAACTTATCAAAGCGATAGATTTagttttctgtaactcagtaatatgtttTTGTCTTCCACTAATACCTCCATTTCCCACACTTTCAATTTCATTGTATGTCTGCGGTCCTTCTCCAAATGTTCAACAGTTATACAAGAGctacaaaaaggacaaattccgactgcaacggacaatcaaaactgctgaaaggattgtcggtacccccctacccaccattgaggacttgcacgctgccagaactaagacaagggcgtgcaaaatcctctcggaccctccccaccccggtcaccagcttttccagctccttccctcaggtaggcgctaccgatcaatgcaaactagaactagtagacattccaacagcttcttccctcttgcaatcaacttcttaaacacctaacctacaattccattacaacatgctggcaattttttgacttgagttcgttgtcacatttctgtggggccaattatgtattactcgtgcactcactgtagttgtctcgccatgctgcactatttgcatatactggccactcatgccagagttgcatctgctccatttgcacactgattgaggagtatctgtaacatttgcacaaccaactttgtcccagattatcgcactactcgtcactttaaaccgcatacactccttgaagtctcagcgccctttgcacaatggtcattgcaccggactattgcaatattagtcattcgaactgctctaagtgctagaggactctgcatctttttgcactattgtcaaaatattttttttttaaatgtaccggcattaccagataactagcaaccctttactgctcagtaactgttttttttttttttttgtcaatgtctttctgtctctaagtgttctgttgtcgtactagagcggctccaacgaccggagacaaattccttgtgtgttttttggacatacttggcaaataaagatgtttcAGATTCAGAAAAAGCGCAAAAACCCTTTTTGCTTTGTGCTTATAGAAGATCTGAATGGTTGTCACCCACTACTCCTAAATGTAGAGAACACATGTTGCTGTACATCGCACATGTGACAGATGAGTACGATTACCTAAAACAATCTTATTCAATAATTTGCAGTTGCAGTTTTACGTAACAAATAGGATGCAGTAAAGGGTTATTTTTATCAGACCTTGCAGACAAGAACAGCCTCTTGAATGGAGCAACACTGGTGCTGTCCATGATTGTCCATGTGACATTTTTGGCACAGCAGCTCTTCGTCTTCCAGGCAAAACTCACTGAACAATTCTCCATGCTGCACACACAGCTTCTCTTTCTCAAAACCATAAGGTTTAGTCTCCTCTGCTACCCCCCTGAAAGTCATCGCTTCTGCTTGTGGTGTGACCCCAGCTCTCCTGGGCTCTCCTTGGAACAGGGCACCAAACAGACTTTGAAGGACAGAATCCATCAGCTGGGATCCATGGCAGATTGTGCAACCATCCTGACCCATTTCCTGCCGGCTCAGTTCAATGCAACTTAAACATAGCTTGTGGCTGCAAGGCAAAGTCAAAACTCCCACTGACTGGCAGCCAGGGCAGTTAGATAGTTCTTCAGTTTGGGGCAAGGTCTTCTCTTCTTCAGGCAAAGCCAAATCTATGAATTCCGTTCTGACAATAATTTGATCATCAGAAGAGCTTAACTTTTGAGCTTGTTGTTCCTGGTTATTTTCTTCATCAGCCATGACTGTGACTCTAATAACAGTCGTATTTTAGTACACTGAACGTACCATTTGGCTGAACTACTTGTTTATGTTTTCCTATCCCCCAGTGTGTGCTACAGTCAGACCCACATTTGGACTCTGTAAACACACGCTCCTCCCCTCAGCTGTTCCAAGTCCCCTCCACAGATAAAGGTCAGGCGATGACTTGACAGAAATACTTCATACCATAAAATTCACAATAGCAGTTTTATAATGaaagaaattaattatttaatgccACAATGCTTTAAACTGATTGACAACcgtatatattataaaatactAAGTCGCAACTGGTTGCCTATGTGTGGCTGGGTGTGGGTGAGACCGAGTGAGAgatagagaaagagagagagtcgACCAGAGAAAAGGAAATGGGCAGTCAGTTTCTTGCACAGCTTTGTTGGAGAAGCAAAATAcactattttaaatgtaaaacatcCTAGATCGGGGTTGGTCAgttattctcaaagtgtggcacgattaccactagtggtatgagAAATAATCAATGCCTACAGTTGAGTTTATTAATCTTATTAATTGATTCttcttctgattctgattcttttttagCTGGGGCTTTAGGTACCTGGGCACCTGCCCTCTTTCCCTTGATGCCCAAGGTACCCCTTTGTCaataattatgatttttttaatttaaaaattttaaatttcatttaaaaaatttattgttgttagcacggcacggtggacgactggtcagagcgtctgcctcacagttctgaggaccggggttcaatgtgtggagtttgcatgttctccccctgcctgtgtggattttctccgggtattccggtttcctcccacatcctgcgtggtaggttgattgaagactctaaattgcccgtaggtgtgaatgtgagtgcgaatggttgtttgtttatgtgtgccctgcgattagctggcaaccagttcagggtgtaccccacctcctgcccgaagatagctgggataggctccagcactcccgcgaccctagtgaggataagcgaaaatggatggatggagtgttgTTAGCCTCTCTCGGGCCTTTTGTCAATAAAATTTAATGTAAccgtgttgaaaaaaaacaagttatcaTTTTTTAAGGAATTAATAAGTTATATGCGTTTAAATAGAGAGACTGCATGTGAGAGGGGAGGGGCTGTGGCAAGTCTCTCCGTGTGAGCCTGTGAGCTGCTCATCCACGATGAGTGAGATTCATGTTAATCAGACATAAAAGTTACTCAAGTTTCACCAGAATCAGAGGTGCCGTAACAGAGCAAGAAAACAGGGCTCCTCCTGCTACTCCTCACTCATACGCACAAACACAAGTTTACAGCCATTAAAACCATTATAATCCTTTTTAACATGCTGTGGCATGCATTTAAGAGCTGCACTTGAATGCACATGCCCTAACTCACACGAACAATCAGACCAATTAAATGTTGGAGGAAAAACCTACCGTAattagtgcgcattatacatcggtataaggaaagatggaaaaaaaaaaaaggttcacattttataaatgtatgccgccatctagaggttaggaaaaagctgtacacgttcattccaatatgccaccggcCCCTAGAGGTTCTGAGAAAGGTGTACAAgttaattccaatatgccaccgccacctgcaggttatgagaaaggtatagcctacactttcattccaatatgacaggggtacatatgactgcatatacagtgagtatggaaagtattcagacacccttaaatttttcacactttgttatattgcagccatttgctaaaaccatttaagttattttccccccctcattaatgtacacacagcactccatattgacagaaaaaaaacggaattggtttaactttttgcagatttattaaaaaagaaaaactgaaatatcacacagccataagtattcagaccctttgctcagtatttagtagaagcacccttttgagctaataaagccatgagTCTATTTGgcaatgatgcaagtttttcacacctgtatTTGggcatcctctgccattcctgcttgcagatcctctccagttctgtcaggttggatggtgaatgttggtggacagccatttttaggtctccccagagatgctcaattgggtttaagtcagggctctggctgggccattcaagaacagtcacggagttgttctgaagccactccttcgttattttagctgtgtgtttagggccattgtcttgttggaaggtgaaccttcggcccagtctgaggtcctgagagaaggttttcgtctaggatatccctgtacttggccgcattcatctttccttcaattgcaaccagtcgtcctatCCCTGCAGGTGAAAaatacccccacagcatgatgctgccgccaccatgcttcactgttgggactgtattggacaggtgatgagcagtgcctggttttctccacacatactacttagaattaaggccaacaatttctatcttgatctcatcaaccagcgaatcttatttctcaccatgttGGAGTCCTTGAAACTCCAtatgggtgcagtgtgagctgggcggtggccgaaggcggggaccttggcggcgatccgatccccggctacagaagctggctctagggacttggaatgtcacctctctggcagggaaggagcccgagctggtgtgtgaggtcgagaagttccgactcgatatagtcggacttgcctccacacacaccttgggctctggtactagtcctctcgagaggggttggactctcttccactctggagttgcccatggtgagaggtgccgagcaggtgtgggtatacttattgccccccccggctcggcgcctgtacgttggggttcaccccggtggacgagagggtagcctccctccgccttcgggtggggagacgggtcctgactgttgtttgtgcctatgcaccaaacagcagttcagagtacccaccctttttggagtccttggagggggtgctggagagcgttcccgctggggactccattgttctgttgggggacttcaatgctcacgtgggcaatgacagtgagacctggaagggcgtgattgggaggaacggcccccccgatcagaacccgagcggtgttctgttattggacttctgtgctcgtcacggattatccataacgaacaccgtgttcaagcataagggtgtccacacgtgcacttggcaccaggacaccctaggtcgcagttcgatgatcgactttgtggtcgtgtcatcggacttgcggccgcatgtcttggacactcgggtgaagagaggggcggagctgtcaactgatcaccacctggctccgatggtgggggaagatgccggtgcgacgtggcaggcccaaacgtattgtgagggtctgctgggaacgtctggcagaatcccctgtcagaaggagtttcaactcccacctccgacagaacattgctcatgttctgggggaggcgggggacatcgagtccgagtggaccgtgttccgcgcctccattgctgagacgGCCGACcgtagctgtggccgtaaggtggtcggtgcctgtcgtggcggcaatccccgaacccgttggtggacaccaacggtgagggatgccgtcaagctgaaggagtcctattgggcctttttggcctgtgggactcttgaggcagctgatgggtacccgCTGGCCAAGGGGAacgcagctctggtggtcgctgaagcaaaaactggggtatgggaggagttcggtgaggccatggagaaagacttctggacggcttcgagtaattctggtccaccatccggagaggaaagcagtgcaccaccaacactgtgtataatggggatggggcgctgctgacctcgactcgggacgttgtgagtcggtggggagaatacttcgaagacctcctcaattccaccgacacgccttcccaagcagagtgtgggttctctgaggcgggctctcctatctctgggtttgaggtcaccgaggtagttgaaaagctcctcggtggatgagattcgcccagagttcctaaaggctctggatgttgtggggctgccctggttgacacaccactgcaacatcgcgtggacatcggggacagtgcctctggattggcagactggggtggtggtccccctttttaagaagggtgaccggagggtgtgttccaattacagggggatcacactcctcagcctccctggtaaggtctattcaggggtgctggagaggagggtccgtcgggaagtcgaatctcagattcaggaggagcagtgtggttttcgtcctggctgtggaacagtggaccagctctacaccctctgcagggtcctcgagggtgcatgggagttcgcccaaccagtctacatgtgttttgtggacttggagaaggcattcgaccgtgtccctcgggaagtcctgtggggggtgcttcgggaatatggggtaccgaaccccctgatacaggctgttcagtcccggtgagggttggactccaccaagggtgccctttgtcgccgattctgttcataacatttatggacagaatttctaggcgcagccgaggcgtagaggggttccgcttcggtggcctcagtattgcatctctgctttttgctgatgatgtggttctgttggcttcatcaaggcgtgatctccaactctcactggagcagttcgcagccgagtgtgaagcggctgggatgagaatcagcacctccaaatctgagaccatggtcgtcAGTTGGAagagggtggcatgccctctccaggtcggggatgagatcctgccccaagtggaggagttcaagtatcttggggtcttgttcacgagtgagggaagaatggaacgggagatcgacaggcggatcggtgcagcgtctgcagtgatgcagactttgtatcgaaaggcgaagctctcaatttactggtcgatctac carries:
- the LOC133488143 gene encoding E3 ubiquitin-protein ligase TRIM35-like isoform X4, which translates into the protein MADEENNQEQQAQKLSSSDDQIIVRTEFIDLALPEEEKTLPQTEELSNCPGCQSVGVLTLPCSHKLCLSCIELSRQEMGQDGCTICHGSQLMDSVLQSLFGALFQGEPRRAGVTPQAEAMTFRGVAEETKPYGFEKEKLCVQHGELFSEFCLEDEELLCQKCHMDNHGQHQCCSIQEAVLVCKKLLRSTIRDVQEQLENISAIKQRWEDTVTHIMSQSVTGTQVLRQEFEKMHQYLHDEEATLMSQLNQDEEVKVQRVEDKINKISNDIRMLTTSMRDMENVMESEDIIFLENYRSALKRTPYRAEESQDEFGTLLDVPKYQSCIQYYVWEKMPIIIQYS